One window from the genome of Nitrospira defluvii encodes:
- a CDS encoding glycosyltransferase family 4 protein, whose protein sequence is MTVTYFSKSSSIGPSSRYRVFQFLPQFQAEGIDCRVEPLFGETYFSILEVRSRALQTCLKIPYVLARFLKRLGTVLMLNRQDLVVIEGPLFPYAPPVVERVLRWLGQRVVVEMDDAIYLTHGHEAKIPALLKIATGVIVGNDRLAAYARQCSSYVSVVPTVVDTDRFVPLASQAATSPCHADEAITIVWMGLAYNLKYLHVLVPALRTLQSQYHVRLRVVCSHAPKLAGIDVEFRAWDFSREVTDLQDATIGVMPLEDTEWARGKCGLKLLQYLAVGLPAVASPVGVNSDIIVNGENGFFASTEDEWYERLHALCGRPHLRARMGAAGRRTVESRYSLALWGPRLADVYRAFAAGKPNQATPHPAQSPVSSHRHSTRAR, encoded by the coding sequence ATGACCGTTACCTACTTCTCAAAAAGCTCGAGCATCGGCCCGAGTAGTCGTTATCGCGTCTTTCAGTTCCTGCCTCAGTTTCAGGCCGAGGGGATCGACTGTCGCGTGGAGCCCCTGTTCGGGGAAACCTACTTTTCCATTCTAGAGGTACGGTCTCGCGCGCTGCAGACCTGTCTGAAGATTCCGTATGTGCTCGCCAGATTCCTCAAACGGCTGGGGACTGTGCTGATGCTCAACAGGCAGGACCTGGTCGTCATTGAAGGGCCGCTATTCCCCTACGCGCCTCCGGTCGTGGAACGAGTGCTGCGTTGGCTGGGACAGCGGGTTGTGGTCGAGATGGACGATGCGATTTACCTCACCCATGGGCATGAGGCCAAGATTCCTGCGCTCCTAAAGATCGCCACCGGTGTCATTGTCGGCAATGATCGTCTGGCTGCCTATGCCAGGCAGTGCTCATCGTATGTGTCTGTGGTGCCGACCGTCGTGGATACGGACCGCTTCGTCCCGCTCGCCAGTCAGGCTGCGACCTCGCCTTGTCATGCTGACGAGGCCATCACGATTGTATGGATGGGGTTGGCCTACAACCTGAAGTACCTGCATGTGCTCGTTCCGGCACTTCGCACGCTTCAGTCTCAGTATCACGTGAGACTTCGAGTGGTCTGTTCTCATGCGCCGAAATTAGCCGGTATTGACGTCGAGTTCCGAGCATGGGATTTCAGCCGTGAGGTGACGGATCTTCAAGATGCCACGATCGGTGTCATGCCGTTGGAAGATACCGAATGGGCGCGAGGCAAGTGCGGGCTGAAGCTGCTCCAGTATCTCGCCGTCGGTTTACCGGCGGTGGCCTCCCCCGTCGGCGTCAACAGCGACATCATCGTGAACGGGGAGAACGGATTTTTCGCGTCGACCGAAGACGAGTGGTACGAGCGACTGCACGCGCTCTGCGGCCGGCCGCACCTGCGGGCACGCATGGGAGCTGCCGGCCGGCGGACGGTGGAATCACGATATTCCCTGGCTCTGTGGGGGCCTCGGCTCGCCGATGTGTATCGTGCGTTCGCGGCGGGTAAGCCCAATCAAGCGACGCCGCATCCCGCGCAAAGCCCGGTTTCGAGCCACCGCCATTCGACGAGGGCACGATGA
- a CDS encoding glycosyltransferase: protein MSKVLLISNDVIGKQMAGPGIRTWELAKLLAAEHSVTLLTPTKTDLQHPGLSALVSTQDCVRRNADTHDVVIGQGQILSRYPFLFGHSIVKVIDLYDPSPIGYLETTPPTTISGQLESHHALVREHYNYLRAGDVFLCASQRQWDFWVGMLMAAGRINPVVYQDDRMLRRLLIVAPFGVPAQVPVHRRRVLKGVWPGIEADDVVLLWGGGLWEWFDPMMAVKAMSLVGRKRTDIKLFFMGVKRPNAAVTTSHTAEQTIALADQLGLTNHLVFFNDWVAYEDRENFLLEADLGLNVHRDNLETRFSFRTRMMDYIWAGLPIISTEGDPLSDLVKEKQLGLTVPCGDAEALAQAILQAADVPAIRQTWKHNCLETARGFSWDRVFEPVVAWCRSPIQAKDKEYTDLWSSCVQASRNWPRHAWQYYLQRAIHHYRVTGMRGLASRVISWSCGK from the coding sequence GTGAGCAAGGTGCTCCTCATTAGCAACGATGTGATCGGCAAGCAGATGGCCGGACCTGGTATCAGAACCTGGGAGTTGGCGAAACTGCTTGCGGCTGAACATTCCGTGACCCTGTTGACTCCCACCAAAACCGATCTGCAACATCCGGGACTGTCCGCTCTGGTATCGACGCAGGATTGTGTGAGACGGAATGCCGATACTCATGATGTCGTGATCGGACAGGGACAAATACTCAGTCGCTATCCCTTTCTATTTGGTCATTCGATTGTAAAAGTCATCGACCTCTACGACCCATCGCCCATTGGTTATTTAGAGACGACTCCGCCTACGACGATCAGTGGCCAGTTAGAAAGTCACCATGCATTGGTCCGAGAGCATTACAACTATTTGCGTGCCGGTGATGTGTTTCTGTGTGCAAGCCAACGGCAATGGGATTTTTGGGTCGGCATGCTGATGGCAGCCGGAAGAATCAATCCAGTTGTCTATCAGGACGACCGGATGCTCAGACGTCTATTGATTGTGGCGCCGTTTGGTGTGCCGGCTCAGGTGCCTGTGCATCGGCGACGGGTCTTAAAAGGTGTGTGGCCGGGAATCGAGGCGGACGATGTCGTCCTGCTGTGGGGCGGAGGACTGTGGGAATGGTTTGATCCAATGATGGCTGTCAAAGCGATGAGTCTCGTTGGCCGCAAACGTACTGACATCAAGCTTTTCTTCATGGGAGTCAAACGACCCAATGCCGCGGTGACGACGTCTCATACCGCTGAACAGACCATCGCGTTAGCCGATCAGTTGGGACTGACGAATCATCTGGTATTTTTCAACGATTGGGTCGCCTACGAAGACAGAGAAAACTTTCTGCTGGAAGCTGATCTGGGACTCAATGTCCATCGAGATAACCTCGAGACTCGGTTTTCATTTCGCACTCGCATGATGGATTATATATGGGCCGGACTTCCCATCATTAGTACGGAAGGGGATCCGTTGAGCGATCTGGTGAAGGAAAAGCAACTTGGGCTGACCGTGCCGTGTGGAGATGCCGAGGCACTTGCCCAGGCTATTCTGCAGGCCGCGGACGTACCGGCGATCAGGCAAACGTGGAAACACAATTGTCTGGAGACGGCGCGAGGATTTTCCTGGGATCGCGTATTTGAACCGGTTGTCGCATGGTGCCGCTCACCAATACAGGCGAAGGATAAAGAATATACGGACCTCTGGAGTTCCTGTGTGCAAGCCTCTAGAAACTGGCCAAGGCACGCGTGGCAGTATTACCTCCAGCGAGCCATCCACCACTACCGTGTGACTGGAATGAGAGGCCTTGCCTCACGTGTCATATCATGGTCGTGCGGGAAATGA
- a CDS encoding methyltransferase domain-containing protein: MDSTTRKGQSMGFRNSSGHLPHPYVREYYESCLGPVPYSRYEGKWLQFFGLVADHIVKQIGPKKVLDAGCAKGFLVEALRDRGVEAYGIDLSEYAISQVRRDIKRYCRVASLVDPIAERFDLIVCIEVLEHIPEETARQVIANLCRSTDDILFSSTPDDFAEVTHVNVRPRSYWNALFAEQGFDFDVEFDASRIAPHAMRFVKRSVRCCVIDALLTQREQLRQTFERTDEEQRKVIQALERRLEKIEQSIGWKAVVHLKRLRERLCPLHSVRQSVYLSLRSGLLALMNGTWRSLLSGARNREQLAQAHPGTGSTIDADPALVTPATIPIAPESALAHSLLDGLKGLEIGPAAHNPFGLNTRNVELPAAHEFYAGEQRRLSGLEPPQVDLWAAADNIPVPDQSEGFILTSHILEHLPNVVGALMEWDRIVIDGGYVFMIVPHKWAFAPDATRELTSFEHFIDDYVQKASIESHPIDGVPGGKMGHYHTFTPDSVLQVVEWMCRNKLCDWKLVAREDIDTKVGNGFTLVFMVLHRDRAGCCAEETVS, encoded by the coding sequence ATGGATTCAACAACGCGCAAAGGTCAGAGCATGGGGTTCCGCAATTCTTCGGGGCACCTCCCGCATCCGTACGTTCGCGAGTACTACGAGTCCTGTCTTGGGCCTGTCCCTTATAGCCGTTATGAGGGGAAATGGCTGCAATTTTTTGGTTTGGTTGCGGATCACATCGTGAAGCAGATTGGACCCAAGAAAGTCTTGGACGCGGGGTGTGCAAAAGGATTCCTCGTTGAGGCGCTTCGAGATCGAGGGGTCGAAGCCTATGGAATTGATCTGTCCGAGTATGCGATCAGTCAAGTGCGACGAGACATCAAGCGCTATTGCCGAGTGGCTTCGTTGGTCGATCCGATTGCTGAGCGGTTTGATTTGATCGTGTGCATTGAAGTGCTCGAACACATTCCGGAAGAGACCGCGCGGCAAGTCATTGCCAACCTCTGCCGAAGTACGGACGACATTCTGTTCTCCTCGACTCCCGATGACTTCGCTGAGGTCACCCACGTGAATGTGCGGCCACGGTCGTACTGGAATGCGTTATTCGCCGAGCAAGGCTTCGACTTCGATGTTGAGTTTGATGCGTCCCGTATCGCTCCACATGCGATGCGGTTTGTGAAACGGTCCGTGCGATGTTGTGTCATCGATGCGCTGCTGACACAGCGCGAGCAGTTACGGCAGACATTCGAGCGCACTGATGAAGAGCAGAGGAAGGTGATTCAAGCGTTGGAGCGGCGTTTAGAAAAAATCGAACAATCGATCGGCTGGAAGGCCGTGGTGCATCTCAAGCGACTTCGCGAGAGACTCTGCCCCCTTCATAGTGTGCGGCAGTCAGTCTATTTGTCGCTGCGGTCAGGGCTTCTTGCGCTCATGAACGGGACGTGGCGTTCGCTGTTGAGTGGTGCGCGGAATAGAGAGCAGCTTGCTCAGGCTCACCCGGGGACAGGATCGACCATCGATGCTGATCCGGCACTGGTAACGCCGGCGACCATTCCAATCGCTCCGGAATCAGCGTTGGCCCACTCGCTCCTCGATGGGCTGAAGGGCCTGGAAATAGGGCCGGCGGCACACAATCCGTTCGGATTGAATACCAGAAATGTTGAGTTGCCTGCGGCGCACGAGTTTTATGCCGGAGAGCAGCGGCGACTCTCCGGACTCGAACCTCCGCAGGTCGATCTATGGGCAGCCGCCGACAACATTCCTGTCCCAGACCAGAGTGAAGGATTTATTCTCACCAGCCATATTCTCGAACATCTGCCAAACGTGGTCGGGGCGTTGATGGAATGGGACCGCATCGTCATCGATGGTGGATATGTGTTCATGATCGTCCCTCACAAGTGGGCGTTTGCCCCCGATGCGACCCGAGAACTCACGTCCTTTGAGCACTTCATCGATGACTATGTCCAGAAAGCGTCGATTGAGAGTCACCCAATCGATGGAGTACCTGGTGGAAAAATGGGGCACTATCACACCTTCACGCCTGACTCGGTACTGCAGGTTGTTGAGTGGATGTGTCGCAACAAGCTCTGTGATTGGAAGCTGGTCGCGCGAGAAGATATTGATACCAAAGTGGGGAACGGATTCACCCTGGTGTTTATGGTACTCCACCGAGATCGAGCAGGTTGTTGTGCCGAGGAGACGGTCTCGTGA
- a CDS encoding ABC transporter ATP-binding protein, which produces MDRILLSQCGGHTSSRQLRILENGPQVRRGDMTAICFDHVSKWYPRYQSLSHGIKSSLLHLPETLRSLKRERIRVLEDVSFRIDKGETVGLIGPNGAGKSTTLALMAGVVEAEAGQVVVGSRVSPLLELGAGFHFDLTGSENIILHGVLLGLTRREVFSKMKAIITFSELEASIDQPLRTYSSGMIARLGFAIACHLDPEILLIDEILSVGDFSFQLKCNAKIDEFKRQQVTMVLVSHSMAHVQRLCDRVIWLEKGRIMGEGAPSVILAEYEKSAQLRHGEDRSSAA; this is translated from the coding sequence ATGGATCGGATCCTGTTATCTCAGTGCGGTGGCCACACTTCTAGTCGGCAGCTTCGTATATTGGAGAATGGCCCCCAAGTTCGCCGAGGTGATATGACGGCGATCTGCTTTGACCACGTTTCGAAGTGGTATCCGAGGTATCAATCCTTATCGCATGGGATCAAATCCTCTTTGTTGCACTTGCCCGAGACGCTTCGTTCCCTAAAGCGCGAGAGAATCAGGGTTTTGGAAGATGTGTCGTTTCGTATCGATAAAGGAGAAACGGTCGGTCTCATCGGTCCCAACGGTGCAGGTAAGAGTACAACCCTCGCGTTGATGGCCGGCGTCGTGGAGGCCGAGGCGGGGCAGGTCGTTGTCGGCAGCCGTGTCTCGCCTCTGCTTGAGCTCGGAGCTGGTTTTCACTTTGATTTGACGGGGTCTGAAAACATCATTTTGCACGGTGTTCTGCTTGGCCTGACACGTCGAGAAGTCTTTTCGAAAATGAAGGCCATCATAACCTTCAGTGAGCTTGAAGCGTCCATCGATCAGCCGCTGCGCACCTATTCCAGCGGAATGATCGCGCGGTTGGGTTTTGCCATCGCCTGCCATCTGGATCCCGAGATTCTCCTGATCGATGAAATTCTGTCGGTCGGGGATTTTTCATTCCAGCTCAAATGCAACGCCAAGATCGATGAATTTAAACGGCAACAAGTCACCATGGTGCTCGTGTCGCACTCGATGGCACATGTGCAGAGACTCTGCGATCGAGTCATTTGGTTAGAGAAGGGGCGGATAATGGGCGAGGGCGCTCCAAGCGTGATCTTGGCAGAATACGAAAAATCGGCGCAGTTACGGCATGGTGAAGACCGATCCTCCGCTGCCTGA
- a CDS encoding ABC transporter permease, whose amino-acid sequence MQAPSILATHEPKAAREVNWEHLWDLVVILTQKEIRSRYKNSALGYVWSVANPLLFAIIYYIVFGQIMKVPVENYALFLMAGLLPWHWLANSLSAAPNIFLANATLIKKVRFPRHVLVVSYVLNEGIHFVLSIPVIIGFLLVNGMSPSWSWLTGIPLLLVAEFLIVYGLAVTLASLNLFFRDLERLTALLITVLFFLTPITYSSAMAPAPYRTLLYANPVAALIESWREMFLHGQLSWLWIGSCYLSAVATLLVGSFVYWRMAPKFAEVI is encoded by the coding sequence ATGCAGGCACCATCGATCTTGGCGACACATGAGCCCAAAGCGGCGCGGGAGGTGAATTGGGAGCACCTTTGGGATCTCGTGGTGATCTTGACGCAAAAGGAAATCAGATCGCGCTACAAAAATAGCGCGCTGGGCTATGTCTGGTCTGTGGCAAACCCTTTGTTGTTTGCAATTATTTACTACATCGTGTTTGGGCAGATCATGAAAGTCCCAGTCGAGAATTATGCCCTATTTTTAATGGCGGGGCTCCTGCCTTGGCATTGGTTGGCCAATTCGCTCAGTGCCGCGCCTAACATCTTTCTTGCCAACGCGACCCTGATTAAAAAGGTTCGATTTCCTCGACATGTCCTGGTCGTGTCGTATGTGTTGAACGAGGGGATTCACTTCGTGCTCTCAATTCCCGTGATCATAGGGTTTCTGCTGGTGAATGGGATGAGCCCCTCTTGGAGCTGGCTGACCGGCATTCCGCTTCTGCTTGTGGCAGAATTCCTGATCGTCTATGGACTTGCCGTGACGCTGGCATCTCTGAACCTATTTTTTCGGGATTTGGAGCGACTGACAGCATTGCTCATTACGGTGTTGTTTTTTTTGACGCCGATTACCTACTCGAGTGCGATGGCACCCGCACCCTATCGCACACTCTTGTATGCCAATCCAGTTGCGGCATTGATTGAGAGTTGGCGCGAAATGTTTCTGCACGGACAGCTTAGTTGGCTATGGATCGGATCCTGTTATCTCAGTGCGGTGGCCACACTTCTAGTCGGCAGCTTCGTATATTGGAGAATGGCCCCCAAGTTCGCCGAGGTGATATGA
- a CDS encoding ABC transporter permease, whose translation MGAIGVIALNAFRESLRDKILYNLVLFAGLLIGLSVLLADLSITEHHKVIADMGLAAINLIGVIIAIFVGISLVNKEIERRTIYTIMARPISRAFFIMGKYVGLAFTLFVNMAIMLAVFLLTLWLYHVPIQPSIFQAVLLIFVEILVVTAIALFFSTFTSTTLSAIFTLGLYVIGHLTADLRTMVANSDGGPIKFLVDLLYYLCPNLEMLNIKGQAAVGIVAAPEYVMLASLYGVMYAGMLLTGACLVFQQRDF comes from the coding sequence ATGGGTGCGATCGGCGTCATTGCCTTGAATGCGTTTCGCGAAAGCTTGCGAGACAAGATTCTCTACAACCTGGTGTTGTTCGCTGGCCTGCTGATCGGATTGTCCGTGTTGTTGGCGGATTTGTCGATTACCGAACACCATAAGGTGATAGCCGATATGGGCTTGGCGGCCATCAACCTGATCGGCGTCATCATCGCGATTTTCGTCGGCATCAGCTTGGTCAACAAAGAAATCGAGCGGCGTACGATCTACACGATCATGGCGAGGCCGATCAGTCGGGCCTTCTTCATCATGGGGAAGTACGTTGGCCTGGCGTTCACATTGTTCGTAAACATGGCCATCATGTTGGCCGTGTTTCTGCTGACCCTGTGGCTTTACCATGTGCCGATTCAGCCATCTATTTTTCAGGCGGTCCTGCTGATCTTTGTGGAGATCTTAGTGGTGACGGCCATTGCGCTCTTCTTTTCGACGTTCACGTCGACGACGCTGAGCGCCATCTTCACGCTGGGCCTGTATGTGATCGGCCATCTGACGGCTGACTTGCGGACGATGGTGGCCAATAGTGACGGCGGGCCGATCAAGTTTCTCGTAGACCTGCTCTATTACCTCTGTCCCAACCTCGAAATGTTGAATATCAAGGGACAGGCCGCGGTGGGGATTGTTGCCGCTCCGGAGTATGTGATGCTGGCGTCGCTGTATGGGGTGATGTACGCCGGGATGTTGTTGACCGGTGCCTGTCTGGTGTTCCAGCAGCGGGATTTCTGA
- a CDS encoding ABC transporter ATP-binding protein translates to MDDIVTEHLSKSYASGWPGRPPFVALDSLSLVVRRGEIFGFLGPNGAGKTTTLKILLGLVRATSGQAYLLGQPAGDVATRRRIGFLPESPYFYDYLTAEEFLGFYGQLAGLDRTAINQRVTDLLGLVGLTEARSRQLRKFSKGMLQRVGLAQALIHDPELIILDEPMTGLDPVGRKQVRDLILSLRDCGKTVFFSTHILHDVEMICDRVGIVMKGRLVASGRVEELVRQDHTQSVEVVCQQLKVEGNAFIHSLATRVLQQGQQCLIVLPSPDAVDAIVGEIRRQGGRLLSVTPHKASLEDLFFQEATQQASRPLPHMTSGRAS, encoded by the coding sequence GTGGACGATATCGTCACAGAACACTTGAGCAAAAGCTACGCATCCGGTTGGCCTGGGCGACCGCCGTTCGTCGCACTGGATAGCTTGTCTCTCGTCGTTCGTCGGGGAGAAATTTTCGGCTTCCTGGGGCCAAACGGGGCGGGAAAGACAACCACGTTAAAAATTCTGCTGGGGCTGGTTCGCGCGACAAGCGGACAGGCGTACCTGCTGGGACAACCGGCAGGTGATGTGGCCACGCGGCGCCGGATCGGGTTTTTGCCTGAGTCTCCCTATTTCTATGACTATCTGACTGCCGAGGAGTTTCTCGGGTTTTATGGACAATTGGCCGGTTTGGATCGAACCGCCATCAACCAGCGGGTCACGGATCTGTTGGGACTCGTCGGGCTTACGGAGGCACGTTCCCGGCAGTTGCGAAAATTCTCCAAAGGCATGTTGCAGCGTGTTGGCTTGGCGCAGGCGCTGATCCACGACCCGGAATTGATCATCCTTGATGAGCCGATGACCGGACTGGACCCTGTTGGACGCAAGCAGGTCCGCGATTTGATTTTGAGTCTGCGCGATTGCGGAAAGACCGTCTTTTTCAGCACGCACATACTGCATGACGTGGAGATGATCTGTGATCGGGTTGGCATTGTCATGAAAGGCCGTCTCGTCGCCAGCGGCCGTGTCGAGGAACTTGTCCGACAAGACCATACCCAGTCCGTTGAGGTGGTTTGCCAGCAACTCAAGGTCGAGGGGAACGCCTTCATTCACTCGCTGGCCACCCGTGTGTTGCAGCAAGGGCAACAGTGTCTGATTGTCTTGCCGAGTCCTGACGCAGTCGATGCGATCGTCGGGGAAATTCGTCGGCAGGGAGGACGATTGCTGTCGGTGACTCCTCATAAAGCGTCGCTGGAGGATCTGTTTTTTCAGGAGGCCACTCAACAGGCCTCGCGGCCGTTGCCGCATATGACCAGTGGGAGGGCGTCCTGA
- a CDS encoding O-antigen ligase family protein: MIASPQHVSMNIRSSIPLIVTSALVIFSPLQEGGTTHVAQMIIRLAILAWLGGAMALSIRQGRLVLPVLSVRYVVIAFLGFAVVATIFSPYAHPSRQWLLMIIGYALFFYLLVCSVDRWEHVHVLTVVIVMMGVGEAALAILQGLVWNVVRPSGTFFNPNFLAGYLAVGWAIVLSGAVYGYRRGKAPSWMSASPALWWFGIVASLCSLFLAVLLTQSRGGMIVLLVSTAFILTVRYGWKLAGSCLVLLVLAGLLVPTPLRERVWVEHQQNPVSYARWQMWQGALTQMADHPFGIGLGLYQYTYPLYAFPVEGEIVRYGKVAQTPHNDYLQMGVEMGVGAMVVFAVGVFMLGRELRRALQARLSRLQRSLILGLGGGAIALLVHAALDSSLRESALAILLVLCAGLVVSVGRLTKHRTAVVYVLPIRWRWAWGMGVASLLLVVGLEVIRPGLAWMTFDSASRRAMAGETAAAIQGLQKAIAWDPGKSLYHHGLGSVYARAFETSRAQESFRLAETEFKTAIELNPLDSRLLGLLAQLYVSAAQSPSGPADSVEQRKDWLRAALRAYEGAVQLAPYAASYRYEQARLHWMLGERVEAEQQAKEVKGLEPNFLPARALLARLWMDQGQVDDAKHELQEIQSRQDRYKQWNKTSIDQTFLNVDVAPLRAAVYEKDVAG, from the coding sequence ATGATCGCGTCTCCGCAGCACGTATCCATGAACATCCGGTCCTCCATTCCGTTGATCGTGACGAGCGCGCTCGTCATCTTCTCTCCCCTCCAGGAGGGAGGCACCACGCACGTCGCGCAGATGATCATCCGTCTCGCGATTCTCGCGTGGCTCGGAGGTGCGATGGCGTTGAGTATTCGGCAAGGGCGTCTGGTGTTGCCTGTCCTGTCGGTCAGGTATGTTGTGATAGCGTTTCTCGGTTTCGCGGTGGTCGCCACCATCTTCTCGCCCTATGCTCATCCCAGCCGACAGTGGCTCCTCATGATCATCGGCTATGCACTGTTTTTCTATTTGCTTGTCTGTTCTGTGGACCGATGGGAGCATGTTCATGTGCTGACGGTGGTTATCGTGATGATGGGAGTCGGCGAGGCGGCCTTGGCCATCCTACAGGGCCTCGTCTGGAATGTTGTGAGGCCCAGCGGGACATTCTTTAACCCCAATTTCCTCGCGGGCTATCTCGCGGTGGGTTGGGCGATTGTCCTGAGCGGGGCAGTCTATGGGTATCGCCGCGGAAAGGCTCCTTCCTGGATGTCTGCGTCGCCAGCGTTGTGGTGGTTCGGCATCGTCGCCTCGTTGTGCAGCCTGTTCCTCGCGGTGCTGTTGACCCAATCGCGTGGGGGCATGATCGTCTTGCTGGTGTCGACGGCGTTCATTCTGACCGTGCGATATGGCTGGAAACTGGCCGGCAGTTGCCTGGTCTTGTTGGTGTTGGCTGGGCTGCTCGTCCCCACGCCGCTCCGGGAGCGGGTATGGGTCGAACATCAGCAGAATCCCGTTTCGTACGCCCGATGGCAAATGTGGCAGGGTGCGCTGACTCAAATGGCCGATCATCCGTTCGGAATCGGATTGGGACTCTATCAATATACCTACCCTCTGTACGCATTTCCGGTTGAAGGAGAAATTGTGCGATATGGAAAAGTTGCGCAGACGCCGCATAACGACTACCTACAAATGGGGGTCGAAATGGGAGTCGGCGCGATGGTGGTGTTTGCCGTTGGTGTGTTCATGCTGGGGCGAGAGCTCAGGCGGGCACTCCAAGCGCGACTGTCCCGTCTGCAACGAAGCCTCATCTTGGGCCTTGGGGGCGGAGCAATCGCCCTTCTCGTTCATGCTGCGCTCGATTCCAGTTTGCGCGAGTCAGCTCTGGCGATCCTGCTCGTGCTCTGCGCCGGTCTCGTTGTGTCTGTAGGACGACTCACCAAGCACCGTACGGCAGTCGTGTATGTCCTTCCGATTCGATGGCGATGGGCATGGGGGATGGGAGTTGCCAGCCTCCTGCTGGTAGTCGGCCTGGAAGTCATTCGCCCCGGCCTGGCCTGGATGACCTTTGATTCTGCCTCACGTCGAGCCATGGCGGGGGAGACGGCCGCGGCCATCCAAGGATTGCAAAAGGCCATTGCGTGGGACCCGGGAAAGTCTCTGTATCATCACGGTCTCGGGTCGGTCTATGCGAGAGCGTTCGAAACATCTCGTGCACAGGAATCGTTCCGACTCGCGGAGACAGAGTTCAAGACGGCGATCGAATTGAATCCACTGGACAGTCGGTTGCTGGGGCTTCTGGCACAATTGTACGTGTCGGCGGCACAGTCGCCTTCAGGCCCCGCAGATTCTGTTGAACAGCGGAAGGATTGGTTGCGGGCTGCACTGCGCGCGTATGAGGGCGCCGTTCAACTCGCGCCCTATGCCGCATCCTACCGCTACGAACAGGCCAGGCTGCATTGGATGCTGGGGGAACGCGTGGAGGCCGAGCAGCAAGCAAAGGAGGTAAAGGGGTTGGAGCCGAATTTCCTCCCAGCCCGCGCGCTCCTTGCCAGATTGTGGATGGATCAGGGACAGGTCGACGACGCCAAACATGAATTGCAGGAGATTCAATCGCGGCAAGATCGATACAAACAATGGAACAAAACCAGTATCGACCAAACCTTCTTGAATGTGGATGTCGCTCCATTGCGCGCGGCGGTGTATGAAAAGGACGTGGCTGGATGA
- a CDS encoding type IV pilin protein, whose translation MALPSKQTGFTLIELMVVVVIVGILAAFAIPNFLRYRAQAMQAEARSNLAGIFVAETSFFSERKEFGNFTDIGFGIAEGGTNRYTYRTGLGIGAGMGANGGTLCGPFGSCDTIRTETPTVGTITYTGVAGVATTSSSGFTATAAADLDADPTHDGWYVNDAKQGLTAADPNDVTS comes from the coding sequence ATGGCGCTGCCATCGAAGCAAACAGGATTCACGCTGATTGAACTCATGGTCGTGGTGGTCATCGTGGGTATCTTGGCAGCATTCGCGATACCAAACTTTCTTCGATACAGGGCGCAGGCCATGCAGGCCGAGGCGCGCTCGAATCTGGCGGGCATCTTTGTGGCAGAGACGTCGTTTTTCAGTGAACGAAAAGAGTTTGGGAACTTTACGGATATCGGGTTCGGGATCGCTGAGGGTGGGACGAACCGATACACCTATCGAACTGGGTTGGGAATTGGGGCTGGGATGGGAGCGAACGGGGGGACGTTGTGCGGACCTTTCGGCAGTTGCGACACGATCCGGACAGAAACTCCGACTGTAGGAACGATTACCTACACCGGTGTCGCGGGCGTCGCCACCACTTCCTCTTCAGGATTTACTGCGACCGCTGCGGCTGATTTGGATGCGGACCCAACTCACGATGGCTGGTATGTCAATGATGCTAAGCAGGGTCTCACGGCCGCTGACCCGAACGATGTGACAAGCTAG